The window CGATGAACTCGTCGTATTGGATCGCGCTGCCGCTTCCCGAGGATGCGCAAGGCGAAGGCCTCGAAGTGGCGATCCTGCTTTCGCTCGGTCTCGCTGCTGTCGCCGCGTTCACGGGCTATCTGCTCCAGCGCCACCTGAACCGGCCGCTGCAGGACCTCGCGAGCGCCGCGCGCCACGTGAGCGCGGGCGACACGCCCGCTCCGCTGCCGACCAACGGCCCCACGGAAATCGCCGAAGTCAGCACGGCGTTCAATCAAATGACGGCGGCGTTGCAGCAAGCCGAAGCGACGCGCGCCGTGATGCTCGCGGGCATTTCGCACGATATCCGCACGCCGCTCACGAAATTGCGGCTTGCCATGGCCATGGCGCCCACCGATCACGGCGACGACAGCTTCACCATTGCCGCCGAATCCTATCTCGACCAGATCGATACGATCGTGCAGCAGTTCATGGACTTTGCGGGCAGCAGCGAGCGTGAAGCGCCGCAGCGCGGCGACGTGAACGCGCTGGTGAACCGGCTCGCGGGAGACTTTGCCGGGTTGGGCCACGAGTTCGAATTGACGCTAGGCGACGTACCCCAATTTCCGTTTCGTCCGATCAGCATGATGCGCTTGCTGATGAATCTGATGCAGAACGCGGTTGTGTACGGGCGTGTCGGCCTTTCAGTGCGGACGTGGTTCGATGCGGGGACGGCTTATGTCGCGGTGGGCGATCGCGGCGAAGGGCTGACGGTGCAGGAGCTCGAGGCACTGAAAGCGCCATTTCAGCGCGGGCGCAATGCCCGCACACATAGCGGCGGGACCGGTCTCGGGCTGGCGATCGTCGAGCGGATCGCGAAGCTGCACGGCGGCACAGTGCAGTTTCATGCGCGCGAGGGCGGAGGGCTGGAAGTATGGGCCGTGCTGCCCGTCGACCCTGCGGCGAGCACTGCCAAGCATCGCTGAGCCGGTGACATTGCGCGACACAATTCTCGAATAGTCATGCGCGGGGCGTTCAACCATACTTCGTTCCGCGTGCAGGAGCCTTGTTAAAACCACATCAGAGCAGGCGCATCACGCATCGGTGAGATCTGCGATGACGGAAGCCATACAGCGTGTTTCCAGTCATCGGCTGATACGTATGAGCTAACGGCGGCACGCCACTGTTGATGACAAGGCTGAACATTGTGCTTACTTCATTCGAATTCGTAGGAAAAAAGGCGGCGCGCTGCGCCACGGTCGCGCTGACGTTCGGTGCGTTGCTGCTGGGCGGTTGTGCGTCCGGCATCACCAACCAGGCGCAGTACAGCGCGCAGCCGCAACTGCATCCCGACAGCGTCTACGTCTACACCTTCCGGGTGATGCCCGATCAAGTGAAGCTCGATACGAGCGGCGTTGCGCAGAAACTCAAGGCGCAAATGAGTGGCGCGTCGCCTGAAGCGGAGCAGGCCGAGGCGGCCATGGAAGTGCGCGAAGCCTTGACGAGCGAAGTCGTGCAGAAGCTGCAAGCGATGGGGCTGCGTGTGATTCGCTCCGACTCGCCGCCGCCCGCCGATCAAAACGTCCTGATCGTGCAGGGCAGCGTCTCGAAAGCGGATGAAGGGAATCGCCGGCGCCGCGTCGTGATCGGACTTGGCGCCGGCAAGAGCGAAGTCGCTGCATCGGTGCAGGTGCTCTACAAGCAGGCGGGCGGCGCGCCGATGTTCGTGCAGAGCTTCGATGCCAGCGCGGATAGCGGCAAGATGCCGGGCGTCGCGGAAACGGCTGGCGTCGGCGCGGCGGCGGGTCATGTGGCGACTTCGGCGGCGGTCGGTGGCGGCTTGCACGGCATCGGCGAAGTGAAGCACGCCACGCTGACAGCGGTTTCCGAGAAACTCGCGGACAAGATCGCCAAGCAAGTCGGCGAGATCGGCGTGAGCCAGGGCTGGATGGCGGCGGATCGGGTCAAATGACGGGGTAAGTGACGGGCCAGCTGACAATCGCGAGGCGCGGCCCGTCGCAATGCCTGACCCAAGCGCATTCCGCTTGCAGATGCCACGCTTCGCTCAATCCACTCAATACCGCTGCTTTACCGCGTGAAGTGTGCCGCCCGATGCGCTGGCACGCTTCACAAAATTCGACGATTTTCAATCGAAGCGACGCATCCTGTATCTCTTCCGCAAGTTCGCGAAGCATGCGCGGGTCCATGCGGCACGCGACCTTCCAGTTCGACTCGGCGAGTGCATCGTAGGGGGTCGAGAATTAGGCGGAAATGAGGTTTAGCGTCTATACCAGAGGAGTGCATCCACAAGAGAGAAACGATTAAGCACGCGGGGCAAAGAGGAATCGAGATGTCTCATGAACTCTACGTTCAGGCGCTGAGCGCGATGTTCCTGTTCTGGAACGGCGCGCGGGTTCTCACCTACTTGCCCACCATCGGCAAACTGTTGGCAAGGGAAACCGATGTGCGCAGCTACAGCCTCCTGAGCTGGGGGAGCTGGGTACTCAGCAACGGGACGTTCGCGCTCATGCTGCTCGAAATGAGCCGAGGGGTGCCGAATCAAATGTTCTGGATGAATGCCGCGAACACGCTGATGTGCCTCGTGGTGTCTTTCATCATCGTTCACCGGCGTTTCCAGCAGTTGCGCGCGTGCGTGAGCGGGCAGGACGAACCGCAGGTGCAGCGCAGGCGTCTGGTGGTTTGGGGGACGACCACGGGGATCTTGTCCATTGGATTCGCGAGCGCCGTCGCGTATGGAGTATGGGCCGGGCAGGAGCAGCGCGGTCAGGTCGCTATGCGGGCGGGCGCGCA is drawn from Trinickia violacea and contains these coding sequences:
- a CDS encoding DUF4410 domain-containing protein; translated protein: MLTSFEFVGKKAARCATVALTFGALLLGGCASGITNQAQYSAQPQLHPDSVYVYTFRVMPDQVKLDTSGVAQKLKAQMSGASPEAEQAEAAMEVREALTSEVVQKLQAMGLRVIRSDSPPPADQNVLIVQGSVSKADEGNRRRRVVIGLGAGKSEVAASVQVLYKQAGGAPMFVQSFDASADSGKMPGVAETAGVGAAAGHVATSAAVGGGLHGIGEVKHATLTAVSEKLADKIAKQVGEIGVSQGWMAADRVK
- a CDS encoding ATP-binding protein, with the translated sequence MRRRLLPKSVLARNIALLIVVVMLSQVCSLVVLVHYVQKPRVERAATVFANYVALLDSLLDVVPDHARDAVIARFDGRKTPPEEAASAPTPNPLMLYHSYQRDVFLDSLRQHLPGDMPVRWQSEGGTRLWIRMHAMNSSYWIALPLPEDAQGEGLEVAILLSLGLAAVAAFTGYLLQRHLNRPLQDLASAARHVSAGDTPAPLPTNGPTEIAEVSTAFNQMTAALQQAEATRAVMLAGISHDIRTPLTKLRLAMAMAPTDHGDDSFTIAAESYLDQIDTIVQQFMDFAGSSEREAPQRGDVNALVNRLAGDFAGLGHEFELTLGDVPQFPFRPISMMRLLMNLMQNAVVYGRVGLSVRTWFDAGTAYVAVGDRGEGLTVQELEALKAPFQRGRNARTHSGGTGLGLAIVERIAKLHGGTVQFHAREGGGLEVWAVLPVDPAASTAKHR